The DNA region CTATATTAGTATTGTAATGTAACATGATATATATGTACTTTAAGCTGTGGCCAACATTTGAGTTATTTCCATTCCAAGGAAGTATTTGGTTGGAAAAAGGACTACCCGTAATTTCAAGTTTTTTTCTCGAACTTGTTTTTATCGTGGGATACAATTGTATGGGGATAACTATCATGACACAGTACATGTATTATAATTTTCTCCATCCTGCAGAAGAACTATGATTCACATAGTGCTATTTTTTCTTAACATCTGACTGTTGGGTGCAGATTCGACTTACAGAAGCACTGCAGGAGAAAACTGCAGAGCAAGATTTAAAGCCAGAGCAGTTAGAAAAGCTGGCAAAACTAGAAGATTGGCGTAAGGAGCTAAAACAATTGGAGAATAAAAAGGCCGAAATATTGGTTGTGTGAACAGTGTTGAAATTAGGATGATAAGAATCTGTAGCCCTTCATGTTTCTTGGTTAGATATAAACTCTAAATCAGTAAATCTATCAAGGATTTTATTTTCATTGTCTCTTCTACCTTGCATTTTGCTATAATATTTTATATAACTGTTAGGGAGTTACCCATCAATAACTTTATATCCTAAAGAAAAATTCAACATGAGCAATGTATTTGCTTGAATACTTGGTCCTTGCAAAAGTTGTATGGCTTACTTTCTGCACATACTCACTCTCCGCAAAGAGCTTCCCTAGCTGTTTCCGTCTCTGATTCTTTTACGAGAGCCCTTGCTACTGCATCCGATGCGAGGTGGTGGTCATTCCTCTTCTGTCATTACAGGCAATTTCTTTGCTATTTGTGTATCAAATATTTTAGCAGATGATTTTTTATATCAACCTATTTGGACGGTGTAGACTCTGATCAGCAGTTCATACATTTCAGTGTGGCAACTTGTCTTCAAGATTGTGGTGTTGACCCTAGAGCTGATGACAACTTTATTTTGACATGTCCTAGGTCAAACGTTGTGGAGATTTAATAGTTGTATAGCCTTATAGGCTAATATCTAGATTTCATAAACTCTTAGTTAACCTTGACTTCAGTTTCTTGTGGTGACTAACATCAAATTGAATTTTACAGTGAATTTCTGAATCATTTTACACTATTAATTGATCATAATTTTCAGGTCCATGAAATGTTGTTGACCGTTCAGAGCCTTGGATGGTGAAGTGTTCTTTAGTTGTCATGATGTTGTCTACATGACAATGTTCCTGTTAAATAATACTTTTCCGTTTCACATTGAGtgatttatttaaaataaaagaGTGTTCCAAAATAAATGTTTATTTCAATTTTGAATGcaattttttcaattttttcatttaattaatattatttttattatttccaatACATAATAATGGTATTTTAGTAAAAATATGATTATCTCTTACATTCTCTTACATGATAAGGATATATTATAAAAAGTATAATCATCATATTGTATTGTACTTAGAGGATCCTTGGACCTTTGTCTAATCCTACAATTATTCATTTTTACCTCATTTTTACCTTTGTTCAATCCTACAATTGTCCTTGTCCGGTCCAGAAAGTTAGAGTCATGAAAATTCATGAATCTTACAATAAAATTTTAATGAAGATGTCATGTATAAAACATATCATTTTATAACTTAGAGGATCCTTTGACATTCGTCTAATCCTACAATTATTATTTTTACCATTGTTCAATCCTACAATTGTCCGGTCCTGAAGGTTCTAGAGTCTTAAAAATTCATTAATCTTACAAATAAAATTTTAATGAAGATGTCATGTATAAAACGCTGGAGTGTTTACAAATATCTCACGGCCAGATCGGAGCATTAAGATTAAGATGTCAAAACAATCAATAAAATTTATAGTTTTTTTTCCTCACTTGTTCCAGTAGTTGAATAATTTTCTATTTATCAAAAGTACAATTCTTTTGATTTTTAATTATCGAAAGTATTAGTTAAAATATAAtcaataataatttaataaaaatatttaataaaaaataatatttatttaaaatcatataatattaattataaaaaataacataacacaatattaattaaatattatttaattgATATATGGTAGTTGAAATAGACAAATGTAATTTGTTGATCTTTAAAATATTAGATTAAATCAAAATTGTTAGAAAAATGATAATGATTAATTAGTATAAATAAACATGATAATAGAAAAAAGACAATGTAAATAAAAATAATGTAGCATGAAAGATAATGATAAGaagaataaaataaataaagtaaaataatAGTAAGCATGAAATATGATGATACAAGAAAAACAAAGTGaataaaaattaaatgaaaataaTACAAATTGTATAATGATAGAAAAAAATCCTTCGAGTTTTAAAAATTCATATTTATTTGAATTTCATCAAAATCTTAATTGATTCCCACAAGATTTGTTTTATCAACAAAAAATCTTTAAACCATTAAAATTTAAGATGTTTGAAATTGGCTTATAATAAGATACATAATAATTTGTTACTACTTTTTAGTACTAAAATGTAGACACAGCTTTTGAACAATTTTCACATACTCGCTTATTTAAGCTCTGCTAAATTAAAATAGCTCGCTTATTATCTCCTACTATATACACCCATTTCTTTAAAAACTCTTGATGCTCTAATAGAGGTAAAATTGGTTCATATGCATGAGCTTCTTAATGGAAAAAAAGATTACATGAGTTATGGCGTCCACGAGGTCCAACAATCAACAAGTCTATTTAATTTGCGTTCACAAGACTTCAATACATGAAGTTTAACGAGGCAAATGCTTGTTTGCAACTTGATAAATTGAAATATTGAATATTAGTAACAAAAATATTTCTAGTTCACAAAATTTGGATTTTAAGTAACGGACCATACATGCCACTTCCCTGCTAAAAATACATTCATCAACTCTCCTAAACATACATTTTCTAAATAAACTCCAATACTACATCAAACTTGTAGATTTCATCTTCAACATTCTCAGTCATTTACTATGAGCATTCAACATCTGAATCGCCGGGTCCATCAATGTAGAGTTCAAAATCATCAGCACTCCACCTGCAAATAAGGTTCAGTTTAAACGTAGCCATCTTGACTCCCATCAAACGCTGTCAAAAGCAAAAACAGTGTCAGATACACAATATACAATAGTGTTAATCGTGGAATCATGTTTAGAGTAGTGACTGCAGTTTGAAAGTCCTAATATTGAAAGTAAAGTGACATTTTATGTTCACTAACACGGTGCACAAATGATTTAGGTAACAACAAAGTAACTAACCAGTATGCGAGCTGCTTCAGGTGACAAAGGCTTTCCTTCCTCGCAAACAACAAAATCAGAAACAAGCTCCACGACTCCTGCAAAATTTAGGAAACATCAATCATCAGTCTTATATTTGGTAGGTTCACATCAACAAATAATCAAATAGCAATGCGACAGAATACCTTTATTTAACCGAACAGGCATGCCTTGCTTCCGCAGAAAAGGTTCCATCTCATGTGTGAACTGGTCTAAAGGACCTTCCTTGAGTTCCACCTAAAACAGTCAGATTTTAAAAGAATGAGCTTTATTTACAAAATTTATAAGCGCCATATGACAGGAAAATGATTTCTGTTAACAAGGCAACTGCATTAAAAAGATTTGTCAAAAATAAACACCTTTTCTGTGGCAATGCCTCCTGTTCTTGCAAAATCAAATTCCTCAAATTCATTAAACAGCCTGCAAATACCATCCATTAAAAATCAGATTCTAGTCAAACAACAGTGCAATATCTAGAGCAATCTCATTAGAAAATGTTAGCAATAAACTGATTTTTTCACTCAAATAAAGAATCATAATAGTAAACCAATCAAATATCAACTCAATAAATCATCAATTAGTCCAGTAGTCCCTAAATTATCGCCTTTTCATCATCTAGTCACGTAAGTATACAATCATAACACAGTCCTTAGAATATCGCCTTTTCATCAATCTAGTCACGAAAGTATACACTTATAGCACATAGTCCTTAGAGTATCGCCCTTTCATCAATTAGTCCCTGTTATTAAAAATGTTAAGAGACTGAAATTTCAGATATTCACATACTTACAAGTAATTCTTAGAGAACATAAAACACACCAATTTAGGGCTTGTTTGAGCTTATTTATTGGCATGAGTTTTGTCCCACTGTTTGGGAGAGATTATCAAAACATGACATTATCCATACATATTTCTTAACTTATTATTACAAGTTCTCCAAGATAGTTTATAAAAACAACTTATAGCATATAAAAAAAAACTTCaatttattttatcttttgttaCAAGACCTTAAAGTATATAAAACCCGTCAAATTGATTTTCATATGCTTTTGTGCAATCCAATAATAACAAACAAAGTTTGCCGATATGCTTTTGTGCAATCCAATAATAAACGTGTGGTTAATTCAATTGCtaattacaaaaaaaatatacCTCTCAACTTCTTCTTTAGGAATATTAGTAAAAACCATTCCAGCATCTCCACGCAATAACTGTTagaataaaaaaaacaaaatcaaaataaaacaagaaaagcatTCATAAgaacaaataaacaaataaataaataaataaactaCCTTTGAAACTTTATAGAGATTAGGTTTAATTTCATCAGAAGCAGAACGACCCAGAGCAACTTGCATTACTTTGTTAGATCCAAGAAAAAATCTACTAGTTGCTTTCAACTCATCTCTAAACTCTTTCAGTTTCTTATTCCTCATATTCTCAAAAGAAAAAACGTAAACCGAATTGAATTTT from Lathyrus oleraceus cultivar Zhongwan6 chromosome 1, CAAS_Psat_ZW6_1.0, whole genome shotgun sequence includes:
- the LOC127085304 gene encoding uncharacterized protein LOC127085304, yielding MPKSKRNKQVTLSKTTKKGRGHKEVIINAIRDAAEKFNSVYVFSFENMRNKKLKEFRDELKATSRFFLGSNKVMQVALGRSASDEIKPNLYKVSKLLRGDAGMVFTNIPKEEVERLFNEFEEFDFARTGGIATEKVELKEGPLDQFTHEMEPFLRKQGMPVRLNKGVVELVSDFVVCEEGKPLSPEAARILRLMGVKMATFKLNLICRWSADDFELYIDGPGDSDVECS